One window from the genome of Gemmatimonadota bacterium encodes:
- a CDS encoding DASS family sodium-coupled anion symporter: MLNKQIERWGLWLGPVIGVGVTVFGDLKPGHPEVTHTAGVACWMAVWWMTEAVPLAATALLPVVLFPLLGIMSGQEVAPLYLNHIIFLFVGGFMVALGMQRWNLHRRIALRLLLLFGGCPQCILTGFMLVTAFLSMWISNTATTMMMVPIALAIVVRMEEQGVASGSFGTAVFLGVAYAASIGGSATLVGTPTNLSFVRILSIHFAEVPEISFAMWFAFALPLACVMLVCAWGALCLVFGIRGHGDDIDLSVVRAQYAELGPMSFAEKVVLADFVLLALLWLSRRPIQIGDWTLPGWSQFFESGGLITDGSVAMAMALILFVVPARDGAKSRVMDWQTAGNVPWHIVLLIGGGFALASGFKESGLSLWCAQQLEGMGRLHPLFLVGGLCVMMTFLTELTSNTATAEMFLPVLAALSVAVGLNPLLLMIPATLSCSCAFMLPVATPPNAIVFGTDRISMRDMARVGVGLNLIGAVMITAAIAVVGRVVLGIELGVMPDWAKIQ; the protein is encoded by the coding sequence ATGCTGAATAAACAAATAGAACGCTGGGGGCTGTGGCTCGGTCCTGTGATTGGGGTGGGAGTTACAGTCTTTGGGGATCTCAAGCCGGGGCATCCGGAGGTTACACATACGGCTGGTGTGGCCTGCTGGATGGCTGTTTGGTGGATGACAGAGGCCGTGCCTTTGGCTGCGACGGCACTGTTGCCCGTGGTGCTGTTTCCCCTGCTGGGTATTATGAGCGGACAAGAGGTTGCGCCACTTTATTTGAATCATATTATTTTTTTGTTTGTCGGTGGTTTTATGGTGGCGTTGGGCATGCAACGCTGGAATTTACACCGGCGAATTGCCCTGCGCTTGCTGCTCCTTTTTGGGGGGTGTCCCCAGTGTATTCTGACGGGTTTTATGCTGGTGACGGCGTTTTTGTCCATGTGGATTTCCAATACGGCTACGACTATGATGATGGTGCCAATTGCGCTTGCAATTGTGGTCAGGATGGAAGAGCAGGGTGTGGCATCTGGTTCTTTTGGCACGGCGGTGTTTCTGGGGGTGGCTTATGCGGCTTCAATTGGTGGGAGCGCAACGCTTGTGGGTACGCCGACCAATTTGTCTTTTGTGAGGATTTTATCGATTCATTTTGCAGAGGTTCCCGAGATTTCATTTGCAATGTGGTTTGCTTTTGCTCTGCCTCTGGCATGTGTGATGCTCGTTTGTGCGTGGGGTGCGCTTTGTCTCGTTTTTGGCATTCGCGGTCACGGCGATGATATTGATCTGAGTGTGGTGCGCGCGCAATATGCCGAGTTGGGGCCGATGTCATTTGCCGAGAAGGTGGTGCTGGCCGATTTTGTGTTGTTGGCGCTGTTGTGGTTGTCGAGACGCCCCATTCAAATTGGCGATTGGACGCTGCCGGGCTGGTCTCAGTTTTTCGAGTCTGGCGGATTGATAACCGATGGATCGGTTGCTATGGCAATGGCTCTGATTTTATTTGTCGTGCCCGCGCGGGATGGCGCGAAATCCAGGGTGATGGATTGGCAAACGGCTGGCAATGTGCCCTGGCATATTGTGTTGCTGATTGGCGGTGGATTTGCTCTGGCAAGCGGGTTTAAGGAGTCGGGGTTGTCGCTCTGGTGCGCGCAGCAGTTGGAGGGTATGGGGCGCTTGCATCCTCTATTTTTGGTGGGTGGTTTGTGTGTGATGATGACTTTTTTGACAGAGTTGACTTCCAATACGGCAACGGCAGAGATGTTCCTTCCGGTTTTGGCGGCGTTATCTGTGGCGGTGGGTCTCAATCCATTGTTGCTGATGATTCCAGCCACGTTGTCGTGTTCTTGTGCGTTTATGTTGCCGGTAGCCACGCCGCCCAATGCAATTGTGTTTGGCACGGATAGAATTTCTATGCGCGATATGGCGCGCGTGGGCGTGGGGTTGAATTTGATAGGGGCTGTGATGATTACTGCTGCGATTGCTGTTGTTGGTCGCGTCGTACTGGGTATTGAACTCGGGGTGATGCCCGATTGGGCGAAGATTCAATAG